The following are from one region of the Arachis duranensis cultivar V14167 chromosome 10, aradu.V14167.gnm2.J7QH, whole genome shotgun sequence genome:
- the LOC107471489 gene encoding probable inactive ATP-dependent zinc metalloprotease FTSHI 3, chloroplastic translates to MASFSFSSFNTGSFVDIAQRRYFGVCGGLCTSSFVFPSPGFRFNQSYKFQHNLVWHPKLKYYYDDRRCRNASLKFPYCCNSQHGFSGNNKIEPLVSSRSRVERKSHYGKGDSNRLKKRFSLRLRPRLRLLAMRMRRASIKSFLNEVGIFVRKNIRTVAFSASVSIVFSLCFLFLKLTALPPVKTVPYSDLITSLQSGYVAKVLLEEGSRRIYYNMNNPVVENDQVSGNELQVADVSVDRDVDKPPSEGASSAGKTPALNILGKFSKARASVPEWQYSTRKIDRDEKFLLSLMREKGVSYSSAPQSVLMSMRNTLITVITLWIPLIPMMWLLYRQLSAANSPARKQKPNGQTVGFDDVEGVDSAKVELMEIVSCLQGDINYQKVGAKLPRGVLLVGPPGTGKTLLARAVAGEAGVPFFTVSASEFVELFVGRGAARIRDLFNAARKFAPSIIFIDELDAVGGRRGRSFNDERDQTLNQLLTEMDGFESEMRVVVIAATNRPEALDPALCRPGRFSRKVYVGEPDEEGRRKILAVHLRGVPLEEDTNIICHLIASLTAGFVGADLANIVNEAALLAARRGSEGVAREDIMEAIERAKFGINDKQLRSNKLSKELVKLFPWMPSLMGRSDKRQDDLQGPLGYQSLSS, encoded by the exons ATggcttctttttccttttcttctttcaatACTGGATCATTTGTTGATATAGCTCAAAGAAGATATTTTGGGGTTTGTGGAGGTTTGTGCACTAGTTCATTTGTTTTTCCTTCTCCGGGGTTTAGATTTAATCAGTCATACAAATTTCAACATAATTTGGTTTGGCACCCGAAATTGAAGTATTATTATGATGATAGAAGATGTCGAAATGCCTCACTGAAGTTTCCTTATTGTTGCAATTCTCAACATGGTTTTTCCGGTAACAATAAAATTGAGCCACTTGTGAGTAGTAGAAGCAGGGTTGAGAGAAAGTCACACTATGGTAAAGGAGATAGTAATAGGTTGAAGAAGAGATTTTCGTTGAGGTTGCGGCCGAGGTTAAGGTTATTGGCTATGAGAATGAGGAGGGCATCCATTAAGTCCTTTTTGAATGAGGTGGGAATCTTTGTCCGTAAGAATATTAGAACCGTGGCATTTTCTGCCTCGGTTTCTATTGTTTTCAGCCTTTGTTTCCTGTTTTTGAAGTTGACTGCGCTTCCTCCGGTGAAAACCGTACCGTATTCTGACTTGATTACAAGCCTTCAGAGTGGGTATGTTGCGAAAGTGTTGCTGGAAGAGGGGTCCCGGCGCATATATTACAACATGAACAATCCAGTTGTTGAAAATGATCAGGTTTCTGGAAATGAATTGCAAGTTGCTGATGTTTCAGTTGACAGGGATGTAGATAAGCCTCCAAGTGAGGGAGCTTCAAGCGCTGGCAAAACCCCAGCATTGAATATATTAGGGAAATTTTCGAAGGCTCGGGCTTCAGTTCCTGAGTGGCAGTATTCCACAAGAAAAATTGACCGTGATGAAAAATTCCTTCTTAGTTTAATGAGAGAAAAAGGAGTTTCATATAGTTCTGCCCCTCAATCTGTGTTAATGTCAATGAGGAATACTTTGATAACCGTGATTACACTGTGGATACCGTTGATTCCAATGATGTGGCTTCTATACCGTCAGCTTTCTGCTGCTAATAGTCCAGCTAGGAAGCAGAAACCTAACGGCCAGACAGTTggatttgatgatgttgaaggAGTTGATTCTGCAAAAGTAGAGCTCATGGAG ATAGTTTCATGTTTGCAAGGGGATATAAACTACCAAAAGGTAGGGGCAAAATTACCTCGAGGTGTGTTGCTGGTAGGCCCCCCTGGAACAGGGAAAACATTACTTGCACGTGCTGTGGCGGGGGAAGCAGGTGTACCCTTTTTCACCGTATCTGCCAGTGAGTTTGTGGAATTGTTTGTTGGGAGAGGAGCAGCTAGAATCAGAGACCTTTTTAATGCAGCAAGGAAATTTGCACCATCAATCATATTCATAGATGAGCTTGATGCCGTTGGAGGCAGGCGCGGAAGAAGTTTCAACGATGAACGTGACCAAACACTAAACCAA TTGCTCACAGAAATGGATGGATTTGAATCTGAGATGAGAGTGGTTGTCATTGCAGCAACTAATCGCCCGGAAGCTTTGGATCCAGCCCTATGTCGCCCTGGTCGTTTCTCGCGAAAAGTATATGTCGGGGAGCCTGATGAGGAAGGAAGGAGAAAGATATTGGCTGTACATCTAAGAGGTGTTCCCTTAGAGGAGGACACAAACATCATTTGTCATTTAATCGCTTCTCTTACTGCTGGCTTTGTAGGTGCTGACCTGGCAAACATCGTCAATGAAGCTGCTTTGCTTGCTGCCCGTAGAG GTAGTGAAGGTGTGGCAAGGGAGGATATAATGGAAGCAATTGAAAGAGCAAAGTTTGGAATCAATGATAAGCAACTTAGGTCAAATAAACTAAGCAAGGAGTTGGTTAAGCTCTTCCCTTGGATGCCATCATTGATGGGAAGAAGTGATAAGAGACAGGATGACCTACAAGGACCACTAGGTTATCAATCATTGAGCTCATGA
- the LOC107471530 gene encoding uncharacterized protein LOC107471530: MYNNVGPQPGIPQPPASSQPNPFGSAFNVAGSGLIRGGLGAYGGKILGSSSEYVQSNISRYFSDPQYYFQVNDHYVKNKLKVVLFPFLHRGHWTRITEPVGGRLSYKPPIYDINAPDLYIPLMAFGTYVVLAGLSLGLHGKFSPEALNLLFIKGLLGWFMQASLLKVTLLSLGSGEAPLLDIIAYAGYTFTGICLAVLGRIILGYSYYFLMPWTCLCMGVFLVKTMKRVLFAEVRSYDSSRHHYLLLFIALVQFPLFTWLGNITINWLL, from the exons ATGTACAATAATGTTGGACCGCAACCCGGAATACCGCAGCCTCCGGCGAGTTCGCAACCTAATCCTTTTGGGAGTGCATTCAATGTTGCTGGCTCAGGACTCATTCGAGGTGGATTGGGTGCTTATGGAGGGAAAATATTAGGATCAAGTTCTGAGTATGTCCAGAGCAAT ATAAGTCGATATTTTTCTGACCCTCAATACTACTTTCAAGTTAATGACCATTATGTCAAGAACAAATTGAAGGTGGTTTTGTTTCCATTCCTGCATCGG GGTCATTGGACTAGAATTACTGAACCAGTTGGTGGCAGGCTGTCCTATAAACCACCAATTTATGACATAAACGCACCAGATCTATACATTCCATTAATGGCATTCGGTACCTATGTTGTTCTCGCGGGCCTCTCATTGGGTCTTCATGGAAA GTTTAGTCCAGAAGCTTTGAACTTGTTATTCATCAAGGGATTGCTTGGTTGGTTTATGCAAGCTTCACTGCTAAAAGTAACATTACTTTCGTTGGGCAGTGGGGAAGCGCCACTGCTAGACATTATAGCATATGCTGGTTATACTTTCACTGGTATATGTTTGGCCGTTCTTGGAAGAATAATATTGGGTTACTCTTACTACTTTTTGATGCCATGGACCTGCTTATGCATGGGAGTATTCTTGGTGAAAACAATGAAGAGAGTCCTTTTCGCAGAGGTGAGAAGTTATGATTCAAGCAGACACCACTATCTCTTGCTGTTTATTGCTTTGGTCCAGTTTCCATTGTTCACATGGCTTGGCAACATTACAATCAACTGGCTTTTGTAG
- the LOC107471546 gene encoding uncharacterized protein LOC107471546 codes for MYVTRPLSMYRRSPSTLEVATPDAPYSGYLVITDEEAEAEDACCWRLCRRKNVKRLPFPQDKIFRVSHSSEYQQTSDTKVWFVPVPNHPLSSNRYYIIRARGRYKYDIMLLYRVRKACKCSREGDIIRCCFSDLLNDQKPKPFNLKDLYQIFKIHNHHTGGFFAKSITPDGIPPTFLRKKGWRLRISGSYRSCRLSEALGVDAPLREQLPDFNFTVSRKRSPPVIVGKWYCPFIFVREGKRVKKQMNKSLFYVMTLEQKWEEIYSCGSDEISEEGNVVIVNAYVEREVALVSGMEATKHSRSDCNSMYWFRAVNPYNRRRVSVGLSSAIIENMRWVQEAGGWVNGNGRERVVRVREEVKSESYEWQRFACYVLVESFCLRTLEGRLVIRYDFRHTHKIKYKWE; via the exons ATGTATGTGACTAGACCTTTGTCTATGTACAGAAGATCACCAAGTACTCTTGAAGTGGCAACACCAGATGCTCCATATTCCGGTTATTTAGTGATCACCGACGAGGAAGCGGAGGCGGAGGACGCGTGTTGTTGGCGGCTATGCCGGCGGAAGAATGTTAAGAGACTGCCCTTCCCTCAGGACAAGATCTTCAGAGTGAGTCACTCATCAGAGTATCAGCAAACTTCAGACACTAAGGTTTGGTTTGTGCCTGTGCCTAATCACCCGCTTTCTTCCAACCGTTACTATATCATTAGAGCTAGAGGAAGATACAAATATG ATATCATGTTATTATACCGTGTTAG GAAAGCTTGTAAATGCTCAAGAGAGGGTGACATTATCCGTTGCTGCTTCAGTGATCTCTTGAATGACCAAAAACCAAAGCCTTTCAACTTAAAAGACTTGTATCAAATCTTCAAGATTCATAATCACCACACCGGCGGATTCTTCGCTAAGTCGATCACGCCGGACGGCATACCTCCCACATTCCTAAGAAAGAAAGGTTGGAGACTCCGAATCTCCGGCTCATACCGATCTTGCCGGCTAAGCGAAGCGCTAGGCGTCGACGCCCCCCTCAGAGAACAGCTTCCTGATTTTAACTTTACAGTTTCAAGAAAACGCTCGCCTCCGGTGATAGTTGGAAAATGGTACTGTCCATTTATATTTGTAAGAGAAGGGAAGAGAGTGAAGAAACAAATGAACAAGTCCTTGTTTTATGTGATGACGTTGGAGCAAAAATGGGAAGAGATTTACTCTTGTGGAAGTGATGAAATAAGTGAAGAGGGTAATGTGGTAATTGTGAATGCATATGTGGAAAGAGAGGTTGCTTTAGTTTCAGGAATGGAAGCTACAAAGCATTCAAGAAGTGATTGTAACAGCATGTATTGGTTTAGAGCGGTTAATCCATATAATAGGAGAAGGGTGAGTGTGGGGTTGAGTTCAGCAATAATTGAGAACATGAGGTGGGTTCAAGAGGCTGGAGGGTGGGTTAATGGGAATGGGAGAGAGAGGGTTGTGAGAGTGAGAGAAGAAGTGAAGAGTGAAAGTTATGAATGGCAAAGGTTTGCTTGTTATGTTTTGGTGGAGAGTTTTTGTCTTAGGACATTAGAAGGGAGGTTAGTCATTAGATATGATTTTAGGCATACACATAAGATCAAATATAAATGGGAATAA